The Porphyrobacter sp. LM 6 sequence ATATTTGCGCGCGACGCTGGAGAAGACCTCGCCCACTTTGCGGGTCTTTTCCTGCGGGGTGACCTGCTGGTAGCCGAAGGAGACGGTTTCGTCGGTGGTTTCGCTCATGCGGCGTTCCCTAGAGGGAATTGCCGCCAAGGCAAAGGGTGTTAGGGAAGCCGGACCATGCCAGAGCTTCCAGAAGTCGAAACCACCGTCCGCGGCCTTGCCCGCTTCCTTGAAGGCGAGCGGATCACGCGCGTCCAGCTCAACCGCGCCGATCTGCGCCGCCCCTTCCCCGCCGATCTGGTGCAGGTGATGACCGGGGCGACCGTCAGCGCGCTATCGCGGCGGGCGAAATACGGGCTGATGCATCTCGATCGCGGGGCGACGATGATCTTCCACCTCGGGATGAGCGGTCGCTGGCGGATTGATCCCGAAACCCCTGACACCCACGATCACCTGCTGCTTGAAACCGCCAGCCACAGCTTCGCGCTGTGCGATCCGCGCCGGTTCGGCTCGGTCGATCTGGTGGCGACCAATGACATCGAAGCCTGGCCGCAATTCGCCGCGCTCGGCCCGGAACCGCTCGGCCCTGGGCTGACCGCAGCGCACCTCAAGGCGGCACTCAAGGGCAAGACCCAGTCGATCAAGCTGTGCCTGCTCGATCAGCGGATCATCGCCGGGCTCGGCAACATCTATGTGTGCGAAGCGCTGTGGCGCGCCCGCATCCGTCCGACCAAGCCGGCCGGCAAGGTTACGGGGCCGCAGCTGGCGCGACTGGTGCCGGCGATCATCGATGTGCTTGAGGCCTCGATTCGCGATGGCGGATCGACCTTGCGCGACTATGCGCGGCCCGATGGCGAGCTGGGCTATTTCGCCAGCAGCTTCGATGCCTATGGACGCGAGGGAGAGCCTTGCCGTCGCAACGATGGCGGGGTAATCCGCCGCATCGCTCAAGGCGGGCGCAGCACCTGGTATTGCCCGGTCTGCCAGACCTGACAGCGCCCGAGTGGCCTGCTCCAAGGGAATCGTTGACCTTCGCGGCGCTTCTGACTATGTGCGCCGCTTTCCGGCGGTCGGACCTCGTGTCTGCTCGCCCCTTTCGAGCACACCATCGGATTTCCTTTCAGCCGCTCAGGGCGGTCTGAACCAGACGCGAGACAGACACGAATTATGGCCAATACGCCGCAAGCCAAGAAGCGCATTCTTCGCAATGCCAACCGCGCCGCCATCAACGGCGCCCGCATCAGCCGCATCCGCAGCTTCATCAAGAAGGTCGAATCGGCCTGTGAAGCCGGCGACAAGGAAGCTGCTGCTGCCGCGCTCAAGGCGGCCCAGCCGGAA is a genomic window containing:
- the mutM gene encoding bifunctional DNA-formamidopyrimidine glycosylase/DNA-(apurinic or apyrimidinic site) lyase codes for the protein MPELPEVETTVRGLARFLEGERITRVQLNRADLRRPFPADLVQVMTGATVSALSRRAKYGLMHLDRGATMIFHLGMSGRWRIDPETPDTHDHLLLETASHSFALCDPRRFGSVDLVATNDIEAWPQFAALGPEPLGPGLTAAHLKAALKGKTQSIKLCLLDQRIIAGLGNIYVCEALWRARIRPTKPAGKVTGPQLARLVPAIIDVLEASIRDGGSTLRDYARPDGELGYFASSFDAYGREGEPCRRNDGGVIRRIAQGGRSTWYCPVCQT
- the rpsT gene encoding 30S ribosomal protein S20, with the protein product MANTPQAKKRILRNANRAAINGARISRIRSFIKKVESACEAGDKEAAAAALKAAQPEMARGVARGVLHKNTVARKLSRLTRRVATL